A stretch of DNA from Lycium ferocissimum isolate CSIRO_LF1 chromosome 4, AGI_CSIRO_Lferr_CH_V1, whole genome shotgun sequence:
TTCAGTTAGTATTTATTCCGCTCgcttttttatttgaaatgaTGGTCCGAAAACTTAATCAATCCCACAAATAAGCAAGGAATAAAAAGGGAAACCCGAACcatgtgattataattatgatCATGATATGGAATATGAACGAGTTAATGACATGGGTCAGTAACTCGATCCAAATTTGGTTCACAAAAGCTAAAACCTAACCTAACCTAACTCTTTATGAATTAAATGATGTATTCTATCAAGTTACGAGGAAACAAGTAAGCCGCCAACAAACCAGACTCACACGCAAGGCACGTGCCTCGAAATGAACCTACGGAAAACGACACCTGTGTCTTAACCCCTGACCCATCAGACTTTCAGTGAGTTGTGTGGGGCAACAGCCACAAAAACAATCTTCCAAATTCGTTTCATTATTGTACTACTTTACTCTGCTTCTTCTTGGACTGGTTTACTGTTTCTTGATGTTTATCTCAGCACCTTCATCATCAATCTCCATCGGTAATTCCataaatcatgttttttttcttcttcctcctacTATTTCACCACCTTTTGATCCAAAACAGACAGGAACcaaaatgttcttttttttttcaagaaccaTTTTTTTGTGCCTTTAAAAGGGTTGTAAATTTTACTTCTGTTTCTTCACTTCCATATTTCTGTTGGGTtgactttttatttatttatttcttgagtttttgataaataaatttagtttatTTTCTCTCTGGTATATTTCAGCAGCGTGTGAAAGTTTCTTGGATTGTCATGGAGGTATTATTTGTTAGATGTATGTGGAAAGGGGGGGATGTTAGACATTAATTTCTACGGTATTGGTGGTTGTTTGTCTTAAATTTATTGGGTTAGTGGCATTTATTATGGTAGGTATCAAAATGTggtttttacttatattttccTATGGTCATTCATCATTAACTTCAGGGAAATTCACATTAGTCAATGTGGGGACTGGGGACAACCTACTGATTTAGCTGTTCAATGAGTATTTTTGTTTTCCTTGAGCTTGCTTTCTGGTTATACCTCTGTTCATAGAGTTTGAGTCGTTATGATGTCAATTCCACTAACTTTTGCTTCCTGAATCGAGAGGGCTTAGACGAATTCGTGATAACAAAAAACTCGTGTTTCTTCTACATCTGTCTACAAATGAATAATTGTTTATATCATTTGTTGTTTTGTATTGCCTGAAACCCAGAAAATAGAAGAGCACTCCTTGTTAGTAGTTGTTTAAGTTGTCATGGGCAACTGAAACAAAATACCTCGTAAGCCCGCTACTGCATAATGTAGCTACTCATTTACCACATTTTCGATCTCTTTATTTGGTGTTTAATGATGCGTACAGAGAGTTTTAACATTCTTGGTTGGCAGGGAGACTAAAGGTTTGGGAGGTGGTACCGTTGTGTCTCTTCTGGaccttttgaaagaaataagGTGAAGAGCTTGAAGAAAAAACATTTATTGAGATGTGGAATTAGGTTCACATGATGGCTGCTCTATTCAAATTGTTTGGAGTCATTCAGCCTAAGCTAACACTCTGTTCCTGATTTGACTTTTAGACATATTTGATTAAATTGTGATCTGAtgaccaaaataaaatttagatgAAAGCGAGCTTACTTGTTCACATGATCTTAAGGAGGTGATTTGTCTTCATTAGGTGTTATCATTTCTTTTACCTTTTGGGTTCTATGTGGTCCTTAGTTTGGCTATCTTTACTAATGTTGTTTCTTTTACTTTGGCTATCTTTACTTTTTATTGTCAGTACCTGTActtcttcaatattttcatcatagcTTTTTACTCTTGCACTTCTTTCGAACCTGTCTAAAACCGATTTTCTCTAGCCGAGGGTCTACCGTAAACATCCTCTCTACCCTACAAGGGTAGGGGTTTGTGTACGCCTCACCCTCCCTAGACATCACTTGTGGGACCATACTGGGTATATTGTTCTGTTGTTAGTTTGACTTTTTCTCTAAAGATATTAGTTACTGTTTCTAGGTCCTTCGCATTGTTTCACATGTCATGCTGATGGAGTTGGTTGCTCAGCATCATTTGGAGCTACAAGCAGTTGGATCAAACCATCACATGAGGTTCAGAGATTCTCTGATCATTCAGGTATAAGGTATATAACTTGAGAATCTATTTCCCATGAAGAAAAAGGGTGCTTGTCTTGACTAATATTTCTGATCCTCTAGGTTTCTGCTGTTTATGAGCTACTTCCCTTCCATATTTAgttgttggtgtttgttgtgttaattgttaaaatctattttttcgGAAATTCCAAGCCAGCTTGTTGGAACAAAAATGACACTGCTCTTGCAGAAGTTGTTTTTGAGGACCTCATTGGACTTCTCATGTGATTATTTTACTTTTGCAATTCTGGTTCTACCATAGTTTGACTTTTTTCAGATTAAATTATGTGTCCTTATATATGTGCTCCTCCTATATAGTTTCAGGACTGAGAATCCTTTCTTCGGAGCTGCACAATTGCATTGGCTGCCTGTAGGACATGAGATTAGCCTTTCAAGACTTTCAGTTGCAGCAGATTACCCAGATTCTGTTCCTGATTCCTCTAACTATGTTGGCAATAGTGGCTATCACCCTCTTGAAGGAATACGGGACCATAGAAGAGTTCGTGATACTGAACTCACAGCTGCTGAAACAGCAAGGACAACTGTTGAGGTTTCCTTTAATATATGCTATATAAATTAGATCTTATATTCATTCTATATGCAAGCGGAGAAAGTTTGCATGGTAGAAGTGCTAGTATGTATCTTTTGGATGGTTCAGATGGGTTGTCTTTTGTTACTAATGGCAGGCTAATAGCAATGCTTTGTTGATATTTCCTGGCATGGTTCATTGTGAACCTCACGAACAAGTGTCATGGGCAGAATTTCAGTACGTGATTGATGAATTTGGAGGTTTGGCTGTTTATCTAGTAGTGTGCCTCACAATGTTGTAATCTGATCCTTTcccttattattttttcatagTTGATGGTTTGCCTTCATGTGTTCAGacatattttttgaaatttatgatgaCAAGAATATCTTGCGAGATCGTGATGCAAGTAATCCCGTGGTACAGATTTCTACATAATTGGATATTTTGTCTTTCGTGGTTAATATCAAGATCATGGTTGAGCTTTCTGTGTTCTCGTTAGACATCGTGCTTAGTAAACTTCATATACCTATGAAAAAATATTATGATTAGCATCTTCATAAGCGTGTCCTCTGAATTCACCCAGTTCTTAGTTCTGCTCTTTTGCACAATGCAGTTATAGTCAGTTGGTGTATTTGGCTGTGTGTCGTATCTCTATTAGTTATTGTTTTATAAGGATCATAAATGAACTAATGAGATCGCTAACAATCAACACCTACACCTTGGGTTGTTTAAATTAATCGtcaattcatcatttctaaGCTTACTCATAACAATTAGTGATCAATTCTTTCTGGAAAATTCTCAATTAACTGTAGATTTCCATCACCTAAATTGTCCAAtccatgaatgctaagctaaaTTCTTGATTTTAATCCATAGTCTTGTTATTCCATGGCGTAAAGAACTCAAACTCATAAGTTTTGAGGTTAAAGGTTACCTCTGAAGTGGTCCAAACTCAAAAGCCTCAGATGGCCCTTTGGGTCACCTTCTAGAGTGATGAGAATGGAGAAATTAGGGATTCCAATGGTGgaattctcttccaaattctcaaATCTCACTTCCTCAGAACCAATAATTGAGTTCCTATGTGATTTTGGTGTGGAGCTAGTCCTAGAACCCCTCTATTTTATCACACTATTCTTAAATTCTCTTCATTCTTACTGTTTGGAAACACACATAGGTATCGATGTAAGAATGCCAAGCTCACACAGTCGGACTTAATTggttcaatatgttttcttccCTTCAAATTATATTTCCTCCTATCAATATATTAATGGAAGTTCTTCCTCAAGCTTTATATGAGCTGGCTAGTGTCTCGTTTTTGACATTGCATTGTTGAACTACTTGTCTGAGGTTGATAAACAGCTGTTTAAGAATGTAGTTATGTGGAATTTGAGTCGTAAGAGTGTAGATCAGTTGTGAAATATAAGCCTGTAGGTCAGTGCTGAAATTATCCCTATTTTACTGGATTACTTCAGAATGCATTGATTGGAATGGATTTCTCCCAATACGAGAAGAGGAGTACAGAATCACCTGACGACATCAATTTAGTAGGTGATTCTATTGATGATACTTATATCTTCGACAATTACTTAGAGGTGAGTAAACAACCACTGCAATTTCACTATATAAGTCGGCCGATTAGGCTTCGCTTCTTCCTATGCTTACACATGTCTATGTTTTCTTTGGCCAGTTTGAAGATTCTGAGATGTCCGACTATCAGGTTGATTGGGGAATGCCTGATAGTTCAAGCACGTTGCACCCAGTTTATTTTGCGAAGTGCTTGACTAAGGTGGTTTTCAATTCTTTTAGCAACTCTGCTCATTGCTATTTTTTGTTAACGAACTATTGCTCATTTCAAAATTTGTTAAATCTTTATTCCGTAAATGTCActtgtatgcatatgttttcaTTTCCCAAATCTTGTTCTTTGcacaatgaagaaaataatcaaaGGAGAATATACATAAGAAAAATGCAGATGACATCACTATAACATCTTATTTCATTTACTGATTACGTCTTAATCCAAGGTAGTTGGGTCGGTTCATTCAAGTATAATAACACAATCTTTTTGCTCTAAAGCAGAATACGTAAAGTTTCGACTTTTGAGCCCCAACCTTTTCTGTATTGATAAGTTTGGGTTACATgtatttttttgggaaaattattgaagaaataaattcaaattttaaaacagGAGTCAGTAGCTGCTTCTAAAGTATTATaggaaaacatacatgcatAGAACCAGAGGAGCTTTTCCTATGAGCATCCAAATCACATCCCACATTGGTTGTGGGATGGGGATTAGTCTCCTGGTATTGGGTACTGCTCATGTGTAGCTTTTGAAGTTGAGTTAGGCACAAGGTCCATTTCTTATTATCCTTCAATTCATGAGATGCCGTGCAAAGTATGGGGGCTTTTCAGAAAAGACTTTTCCCAACTTTTGGATCATACATTGGTACATTAAATTTAAGCTTCTTTAGCGAGTTGTGCATTATCAGGTTTAATATGGAATATGCTCAAATGATATGCTACATTTTCATCCTATTCCGTtgctaaaattgattttttcttaattGACACTGTCCGATTTGGTTCAGCTCAAACCACAAACTATTTTGTGTATTTCTTAGGCTGTTCACATGAAGCATGCTAAGATGATGGATCATCCATCAAATGGCATTTCAATTTGGGGACGCCTCAAGCCTGCCTTTCTGGAAGAAGAATATTACGTGCGAAGGCTCTTCAGTGATGATGAAGTTAGTGATGGCTACACCTCGGATTGGAAAGGTAAAGTTAAACAATATATTCGTCTCACACCAAGAGGAATGCAGggaattttcaaaattcaaggCCAGAAAATGTAAATCTAAGCTGTTTTGGTATCATAGTTTGTTGTCTCgagtatttaagtggagaaaggGTAGAGAGGCGGGCCCATTATCCACCGAGCTTCAAACCGGAGTTGCGCACGGGGATTTCTcatttataaaaagaaattgTTGTCTTGATAAATAGAAAGAGTTTCTACGGTTGATAGCTTCATCTTAGGGATGGTTGCTCGTGAGCATTATGTATGTCTATACCTTTAGGTTGATAGATGGCCTTAAGATGCAGGAACTTTTAATTGCAATATAAAACTGGTGATTTTACAGTAGGGATTAAGGTAAGGATGCTAATATTGGAGTCACTTAAATGAACTTATAGAATAGGCTAACTAAGATGAAGCTGAAAGGGGATGTTCTGGTAACAAATGATGAAATTTAGAAACTTCTCGAGTGCTGTTTAGACCACGGAGTTTGTTATTCTTTCCAGGTTTAGTTTCAGGTTTTTGGAGAGCATAACAAAAAGGAATCTGAGTAGAAAAAGAACAGGAATGATCTGAAGGAAAGGAGTCGAGATAGAGGAGGAAGAATCGGAAGATATTTCTCAAACATTTCTTTGTGCAAGCTGTCCTGGCTCCTGAAACTTGGAACCGGAAGTATGCAATGCGACTCTTTAGGAGATATTGGTGGAAAATAACAAAGCTACACGTGAGTCTTGAACTTGAGATCAAGCAAAGACATGAACTTGAAGCATCGTATCTTGACTCTCTTTGACCCCCTCCCTCCGATTAAGTCTTTTAAGTTAAAATTCCCCATCACTTATACCCACCTTGGGAGATTTTCTCTACAATATTTATTACAAAAAGGCGTATTTTCCCTTTTAACTATTTCTTAAGGAGAATAATACTAATCCTTCAAGTTTTTTTATAACATGAAATCCTTCaagttttttgctttttttgaaACTAATACTAATCCTTCAAGTTAGAGCGAACTTTATAGAAAAAGTTAGAAAGCTCTCCTTTACATATCCCATAAATAAAGGCATGTGGAAGTTGGTCAAAATTTGAAAGACCGTTGACTTTTGAAGTAAGGGCAATTAAATTTGAATTCATATTAGGCTTAACAGCACCTTTAGCAAAGAAATTATGAATTGCCCTGACTAAgtcattttaaaattattccAACAGTGATATTAAATAAGACCTGTGAATCAGAACATTGAAAAACTGGCGAGTTGCTGCCCCAAATCAAGAGTGGTTATGTTCAGTATGTCCCCCTTATCCCCTACATACTATGGTGTGCTGAGGTTGCCTTGGAAAGAACTTCGATCCAAACCTTCGCATCTACTTTCTCATACAGTTTTCGACATCTTCTCAGCTTATAGTCAATGCTTATGTCACAAGTTTTAAGTTTCTGGTGCTGAACCTTGTCATTCAAGCTTTTTGTGATAGACTTCTAGCTTATGAGAGATTGGTTAAGTAGTACTACTACCACCACATTAAAAGGCCCTAGTATATAGAGAGCCTGCAAAAGAAACTAATGAAAGTAACCAAGATACTGCTGTAACAATGGAGAAAGTCAGTGGATATAGTCAAAACTTCATTAGTTTTCAGTCAGTCAGTGTGTCCCATTTAATATTTCTCAAAGTTGTGACGGATGTCGCCGCACACAATGTGGTCAAATAAGGTCCATATAAAAATGTTTGCTTTCTCCTACTTTGTTTCCATTCAACCATGCAGCCTGAGATGCTGTACTTACTGGAAAATGGCGATAACCTTAAAGTGAAGTTTTTGGCTAAAGATGTTTCATTTTTTgacataaaacatgaaagtGATGGGTTGAAGATGTGAACCAGATTCTGTTACACTCTTTGggccttctttcttcttctgttTGGCTATGCCGAGTGGTCTTTTCTAGTAATATAAAGTGTCTTTTAGGACGTTCAGATATGGGGAGGTCATTCTTCTGTtacattttgttttattttggtttttttctttGGTCTAGCAATATATCCTTTCCTGCCGAGGAAGTTGAAGTGGTTTTTCAATTATAGTCTGTAATAACTGCAACTGCATGGTGCTTTCACTTTCCTTGTTCATTTTGCCTGCTAAAAACTGTATCGGTCTGTGCTGTTAGCTGTATGGCTGTTGAGCATAGTTTAGAATGATCTCTTACTCTAGATCTCAGATCATTGTATGACAGTGAAAGAGCTCTTGCCACAAAGAATCTTGTCCCTTTTCGAGTTGAAGGTTTTATTGTATTATTTGATTATCTATCTATTGATTCAATCATTTATTTTTACAGACGGAGAAACTTTGAGCTTTAGTTCTAGCTATGACAAGAGCTGCAATTTGTCGACTATTTACAGATTGGAAATCATCAGAATCGATCTATTTTCTGTTTATGGTTCTCAGGTATGTATACTTTTAATCGTCCAACGAACATCAGACAGTCGGGGCGGGGGGGTGCGGAGGGTGGAGTTTGTTGATTTAAGATTATGACATGTGGTTGGTGTGCGTTAAACACAATACATTTTAAAGTAGTCATACACTGAAGAAGGGTATTAGGCTCGTTTTTGGGAAAGATGAAGTGTGCAATAAGTCACCCATGTAGTTTAGGGGTGTAAGGGGGAATTCTGACAAGTGAGGGAGTAAAGTATGTATTAAGCCTTTCTCTTTTGTCACAACTCACAACTGAATCTTGCTTATAGAGTAGAGCATGTATAGGTTATCGAGTTTTAGGATTTGCTATCTGAAAGAACTGAAATATGTTGGAAGCATACGATCAACAGAGAAATGAATAGTGTTGGAGCCCACATCGGTGGGATAAGGTGCAGATGGACTCTTTATATGGTTTTGGACTATCCTCTCCTCATGAGCAGCTCTTGGGGTTGAGTTAAACCCAAGATCCAtttttaacatggtatcagagccaggccCATCCCAATTCGTTGTTCATCAATGTTGGGTCCTCCGTCTTATATTGTCCGTGCTTGAGATGTCCATTTCTTTGGGTGTGGGGAGCAATGTCCCCTCGTGGGGTGTTCTTTGAAGTATTCTGGACTGCGGTAGGCGATAATGTCATGCTCAAtgttcattcttcttttttgtttcagTTAGCAGTAAGTTTGCATGACTTCCAGGATGCTGAACCCGACAGTCTTGTACATTCAGCTCCAACAATTGTAGAGTGGTTTAGGGAGCAAGGAACGAGGTGCAAATATGCACTTAAAGCTCTATGCAGAAAGAAAGGACTCCATGTTGAGGTACTACTGGTCAATTGATGCTGATGCTTAACTTTGATATGCATAAAATTTCCAAAGAATTAGGTTGATCTATTGCTGTTCTATTGTTCTGAATGGTTCTTTTGTAATGCTAGTTTGGACaatcaaattttctttatcCGCAAAACAGATGTGGAGTAaaatatggttattctctttaGAAGTTGAAATCTGCTAGTATTTCTGATGTAAACGTTGGCAGTTATCTCCATGTCCTTTTTTCGAGcttctttaactttttcattttaataaattttgatTGATCATGTTTAGAAAAATTCAATTAAACAGTGAGAACCATAGCTAAATACAACATTTTGCTCACATAATAGCCCATTTTGGAACTTTTCATATTTTACGTATCAAGCTTTGCTAAGATCTAATATGAATCCACCTTTTTGCAGAGAGCAAATTTGATTGGAGTTGACAGTCTTGGCATGGATGTCAGAGTTCTCTCGGGAACGGAAGTATGGACTCATCGATTCCCCTTCAAAGTTAGGGTAAGCAATAGAAAATGCTTTTGACTTTGAAAGCTCACTGATTTGTAGTGGTAAAATAATATAAAGTGAGTGGTTGTGTATTGTTTGTGTGGTAGGGAGATATATCTCATTATATAACTTAAGTAGAAGtgtttaatttaaaagaatttGTAAATGTCGCTACGGTGTTCTAGATGTGGGCAAAGTAGAAATTGCATATATAAAATAGGATGAGAGAGTACTTGCTAATGTGAAGTGTGTTACTTGGAATACACGGCCCATGACACATGATAGAGCACTTTTTCTAGACATATAGCGTGTTTGggcaacaacatacccagtgtaatcccacacgTGGGGGCTGGGGAAAGTAGGATGTACGGAcatcttacccctacctttgtgggatAGAAAGGCTGTTTCCGAAATCTGCTTAATTTGTAAAGTGTTTTCTTATCATAAGTGCTTCtcgaaaaagtacttttggagaGTAGAAATTCGTGTTTGACTAATCACTTTGAGAAGTACTACTGTCAATATTAGAGTATTAATTGTGCTTGGCTAACGTTCCATAAGTGCTTCCGGGGAAAagctatatttttattttctgctACTACCCAAAAGCacttatatttttcttaaaagtttggccaaacacatcaactttctaaaataacattttcaaaaaaagaaaaaaaaaagcacctTTTGCTTCCctaaagcttggccaaacaggctaatAATCCGGGTCATGGTGTTGGCTAACTTGACAAGGCTAACGTCTAcctaaatattatttttctgttATATCAATCTTTCTATATAAGCAAAGTTTATGCAAAGCTTAAAACTAACCTACTACCATCCAATTTGTCTGTGGGACAATTGTTGTAGTAAACCTCCTTACTGATTACTCGGGTAGGAGAGAGCAAAAAGATGGTGTCTCTACTATTCTCATGAGCTTAAAATTACTATGGATTGCTCAATGACAATGATTTTGGATATCACAAAaacatgattttgatttttattatggCTTTTGATGGTACTATATATGCAGGCAACATCAGAGGTTGCTGCTGAGAAACAGATCCGGCAGCTTCTGTTTCCCAGGTCCCGCCGCAAAAAGTTTAGGACTCCTGAGAGAGCTGGAGATTTGGACTCACTTTAACTTTAATCTTACTGTTTAGGAGCAGATCTTATGAATAAACGTATTATCCATGTCACTAAATAAATGTATGAGCAGTTGGTTCTAACTAATCCAGTTTTGATTTCTGTAAAGTTCTTTTGTTAATGGGTAGGTggtggatttaaattgaatgaTCAGTTTCCTTGGATAAGatataaaagataaaaaggaaGGTGAATAACAAAAAATATGATTCTTGCATGTGGGTAAGTTTTGAGGGAAGGGACAGTTTCCTCTGTAGAACTCAAAAAATTTCCCCATCATTTGGCAAAAATGGTTAAGAGCACCTTCTTAGTGGAAACTTTTGATGCCACAAAAAAACAttgttgaaaaaatataaactGGATTCGTAAGAGTGTTGTTTTGATAGATAACTCTTCTGCGAGTTATTAATATTTGAGCTTATTAGCCCCCGGACTTCGTCTAGTTGTAAAAGCGCAACAAGTGATTGCGTGTGGTAGGTATATGTTACAAGTTTAAATCCTATCATGGATAAGCAGTTTGTTACTAAATGGGCAAAGATTGTGTGTGGTAGGTATATGTTACAGGTTTAAATTCTATCATAGATAAAAAGTTTGTTATTAAATGGGGAAGATTAGAGCGAACTCGTTATCCATAGAGTTTTAAACTGTGTTAATGGTTCTTAGGGAttttttggttatgaaaaaaaattgagctcATCAGTAATACTTCCATTCAATCTTAGTTGGATGGTCTGAATTCGGAGAGAATTGATAAATGGACGCCTATGTTACAGTCCAGTAACTTTCTGAGAAGCAAAGACTAGATTACCAACCCAATTGAACCGGACTATTACTATAATCCATGTCTTCAAACTTAAACAATacaactaattatttttttgtaatttgatTTGGCAAATATATCTTGAATTAGGATTTACCCAAATGCTGTATGGAGTTAATTGATTTTTCTGTCCCCAATTACAAGCATACGAACTTAACTTTACAGATTTGCAAGTTTGTTTTTCTAGTTGAACAAATTCCATTTGCAAATTTCTTCTTTATTGCCAGATACACACAAGCTGCATTAAAAGGAAAGGGAAAATGAAGAATGAGaattttcatcaagaaaaaTGTAAAACTGATTGGCAGCTACATCACATCAATGCAAGTTCACTGGCCTAAGAATTAACTCTAGCTAAAATAGAATAAGATTTTCCTACCGGGGATGGAGGGAGgaataatattaaaaaagaagtcttgaaactataataaagtTTTGTTTGCGTCTGTTTCTTTTCTGGGCATTGTTTGAGTGAAACTAGCCTCTGTATTGCTAGTAGATGCAAAATTTTGCCTATAATCTTCAGTTTTTGAGCTCTCAATGGCATTTTTTAGTGCAGGATTATCTAGGCCAGTTTCCTCGTCAAATCGCTTGCTTCTTACAATGCCTTCATCAGCAACATCCGCTGTGTTCTGATCCACCTTATCACGCCTGAAATGgagtcaaatatgtaaatttgtTCTGCCAGGTCTATAAAAGCATTTGGCTAATCTTTCTAAATAAGCGTTTAATTATCGAGATtgaccaacaatcataataattaGCAAAGCAATAGACCAGCAATTAGATTATCCTCATAGTTCTATGAAAACATGGACAAAAATAAATCTAAGCGCTAATatacaagagagagagagagagagagagagacaaacCCCGTTCAGGAAACAAACTTACCCAGAGTAAACAAGAAGTCCCACAGCAACAGCAGCAAAAGCTACAAAATATATCCAGTCAACCTGAAAAAAATGATACTACTTTCAGAATAGCACCAGTGAATCACAGCAAAAGTAGTAGCTCCACGTTAAATCGATTTTAATCCTCAAAATGTAAAGAAGCTGATAGTTCTGCAAACCTTCTGATGATATACAAAGATACGAATTAAAACAGCCCACATATCGGAGGTAAGCAACGCTAAGTTTAGCATTGTGGCACCACTCCTCTGCATCCAAAAGGTTGCATTttagaatgaaagaaaaaaaaaactaacccCAAACCTGAAGAGCAGCAgcagaaaataattttcaagaatattttcttgaaaattgacAAGATCAACTAGTATGGATTGCACCACAACCAGCTTTAGATTGAAACTTGACTGATCAACTGATTTATCTTTTTGTACATATAATGTGTGTGTATGAACAAATAGAAAGATGGAGAGATTGAGCGGGGCAATACCTTCAGCAAAATGGGAACAAATGAGTAGAATAGAAACATCGCCAATGCAAATCCAATGAAGGGAAGTGCCTGAAATTCCCCATGGAAATAAATGTTTAAACAACTTGATGTgagaataaagaaaaagattacCAGCAAAAGGACAATGAAACAAAGTGtataaacacaaaaaatgagAAAGGAATGGCGAGCCAGTTACCCTCTTAAAGAACCTCACGAGACTCACATTATTTTGCAAGGAAATTTAGGCTCCTTGAGACAAAAGAATCTGAGATATCTCATATTTCTATATTGTTTCAGTTAACAGAATCCAGTGACTTAGCCCAGTGTCCATAACTTGACCCCTCCCACCATAGCCTACCACCTTTATCGCACTTCCCCAAAATAACAACCCACTTTTTCGTCCTTTCCAGTTTTAGAATTTGAATTAAGATGGGAAAACTGAGCTTTTTGTAAGCATGTACAATTTGCAAGGAAAAGTAAATGGTTGAACATAAAAAAGAGGAGTTACAATGTTTTCGAAAGCAGAGGGAGGGAATCTAAAAGCTGGATGGTGTTTATAAAGTTGCCTTCTCAATCACATCAGATTCCGATCCTTTTTCAgcttgttttccttttcattATCGGGAGGGCAGAGGACTGTATAAGACATCAGGAAAATGTGGACCTCATTCTTCTTAGAAATACACAGGCCGTGTATTGTTAATTTCACCTTTTATA
This window harbors:
- the LOC132052622 gene encoding uncharacterized protein At3g49140 isoform X1; translated protein: MFISAPSSSISIGPSHCFTCHADGVGCSASFGATSSWIKPSHEVQRFSDHSGISFRTENPFFGAAQLHWLPVGHEISLSRLSVAADYPDSVPDSSNYVGNSGYHPLEGIRDHRRVRDTELTAAETARTTVEANSNALLIFPGMVHCEPHEQVSWAEFQYVIDEFGDIFFEIYDDKNILRDRDASNPVNALIGMDFSQYEKRSTESPDDINLVGDSIDDTYIFDNYLEFEDSEMSDYQVDWGMPDSSSTLHPVYFAKCLTKAVHMKHAKMMDHPSNGISIWGRLKPAFLEEEYYVRRLFSDDEVSDGYTSDWKDGETLSFSSSYDKSCNLSTIYRLEIIRIDLFSVYGSQLAVSLHDFQDAEPDSLVHSAPTIVEWFREQGTRCKYALKALCRKKGLHVERANLIGVDSLGMDVRVLSGTEVWTHRFPFKVRATSEVAAEKQIRQLLFPRSRRKKFRTPERAGDLDSL
- the LOC132052622 gene encoding uncharacterized protein At3g49140 isoform X2; this encodes MFISAPSSSISIGPSHCFTCHADGVGCSASFGATSSWIKPSHEVQRFSDHSGISFRTENPFFGAAQLHWLPVGHEISLSRLSVAADYPDSVPDSSNYVGNSGYHPLEGIRDHRRVRDTELTAAETARTTVEANSNALLIFPGMVHCEPHEQVSWAEFQYVIDEFGDIFFEIYDDKNILRDRDASNPVNALIGMDFSQYEKRSTESPDDINLVGDSIDDTYIFDNYLEFEDSEMSDYQVDWGMPDSSSTLHPVYFAKCLTKAVHMKHAKMMDHPSNGISIWGRLKPAFLEEEYYVRRLFSDDEVSDGYTSDWKDGETLSFSSSYDKSCNLSTIYRLEIIRIDLFSVYGSQLAVSLHDFQDAEPDSLVHSAPTIVEWFREQGTRCKYALKALCRKKGLHVERANLIGVDSLGMDVRVLSGTEVWTHRFPFKVRVSNRKC